In one Hyphomicrobium sp. 99 genomic region, the following are encoded:
- a CDS encoding aromatic ring-hydroxylating dioxygenase subunit alpha, with product MQISNELRAMIGRRRPGYSLEAPFYRTKEVFDLDMDVIFGRHWIYVGVEPDIPEPGDYFTVPLGRTSIVVVRDDDMTVRAFHNVCRHRGARLCDGEKGSVGNVVCPYHQWTYDLTGKLIHTEHMGDEFDRSQFSLKTVHVGNIAGLLFICLADEPPADFEQMRQEMEPYILPHRISDCKIAYEEDLIENGNWKFTMENNRECYHCKANHPELTVSLYEFGFGYQPSPENADEVQAFRELIVREHARWESCGLPSVEREFLDSRVTAYRTERLPLDKAGESQTMNSKVACQKLLGDLTQRNLGGLSFWTQPNSWHHFMSDHIVTFSVLPIDPERTLLRTKWLVHKDAVEGRDYDPKQLSEVWHETNKQDGALVERTQIGSQSAAYQPGPYSPYTEELVEKFMSWYFKRLRAETGHETATVSPFAASA from the coding sequence ATGCAAATATCCAACGAACTGCGGGCGATGATCGGACGCCGCCGGCCGGGCTACAGCCTCGAAGCGCCTTTCTACCGTACCAAAGAGGTCTTTGACCTCGATATGGATGTCATCTTCGGACGCCACTGGATTTATGTCGGCGTCGAGCCGGACATTCCGGAGCCCGGCGATTATTTCACGGTGCCGCTCGGCCGCACGTCCATCGTTGTCGTGCGCGATGACGACATGACGGTCCGCGCCTTTCATAACGTCTGCCGGCATCGGGGCGCGCGCCTATGCGATGGAGAGAAAGGCAGCGTCGGCAACGTCGTTTGTCCATACCATCAGTGGACATACGATCTGACCGGAAAGCTCATCCATACCGAGCATATGGGCGATGAGTTCGATCGCAGCCAGTTCAGCCTGAAGACGGTGCACGTTGGAAATATCGCAGGCCTGCTGTTCATCTGCCTCGCGGATGAACCACCCGCGGACTTCGAGCAGATGCGCCAGGAGATGGAGCCCTACATTCTTCCGCATCGGATCAGTGACTGCAAAATTGCCTACGAGGAAGACCTCATCGAAAATGGCAATTGGAAGTTCACGATGGAGAACAATCGTGAGTGCTACCATTGCAAGGCAAACCATCCCGAGCTGACCGTCTCGCTCTACGAATTCGGATTTGGCTATCAGCCGTCGCCTGAAAATGCCGACGAGGTTCAGGCATTCAGAGAGCTGATCGTTCGCGAACACGCACGATGGGAATCATGTGGGCTTCCCTCCGTCGAGCGCGAATTTCTCGATAGCCGCGTGACGGCCTATCGTACCGAAAGATTGCCGCTCGATAAGGCCGGTGAATCGCAGACCATGAACAGCAAGGTCGCCTGTCAGAAACTACTGGGCGATCTCACGCAGCGAAATCTCGGCGGCCTTTCATTCTGGACGCAGCCAAATTCCTGGCATCACTTCATGAGCGATCACATCGTGACCTTCAGCGTGTTGCCGATCGATCCGGAACGCACGCTGCTCAGAACGAAGTGGCTCGTTCACAAGGACGCTGTTGAAGGGCGCGATTATGATCCGAAACAACTGAGCGAAGTTTGGCACGAAACGAACAAGCAGGACGGAGCCCTCGTCGAGCGCACTCAGATAGGTTCGCAGAGCGCGGCCTATCAACCGGGGCCCTATTCGCCATACACCGAGGAGTTGGTTGAGAAGTTCATGTCCTGGTACTTCAAACGACTGCGAGCGGAGACCGGACATGAAACTGCGACCGTCAGCCCATTCGCTGCGAGCGCCTGA